A window of Halobacillus naozhouensis genomic DNA:
ATGTATTTGACATAAATAGAGAGTTGCTTTATGAAATGATCCCAAATTTTCAACTCCGTCGAAAATTTGGGATACAATTCATTTGTATACAGCTTTCCTCTTAAAGAGAAGTTTTGAACTTAGGTTCTACGGAATGGAGAATTTCTACTTTTTCCTCACTTCCATCCCATGCATTAATAAAGATTCGATAGGTCTCATCATCCATCGTTGTTAAAAATTCATAACAGAGAACTTGTTCTTCAGCCTCATTTTCGATTACAGATAAGTGTTGTTCGCGAATTTCCAGACTCGGATTTACTTTTTCGCGCGCTTCCTCTTCAGAAATCGCTGGTTCTTTCAACGCCTCGTTATCGTGGTGGCTGTAATAATCGATTGCAGTAAGGCCAAGCAGATCTCCATTATCGAGTGCCACTTTTACTCGAACAGAGTCAGGATAATGGCGAATACCATCCTTACTGTAGACAAATCGATAGACCCCCACATGCTCATACTGATTGCTTTCAACTAGTTCTACATCTGTTAAGTCAATCCGTTCTAGATACGACTTGGCTTTCTCGGATCCCTTATACAAGCTGATCTTAGGTTCTTTAACCGTTCGACTGATCATAACTGTTAAAGGATGGCCGCCTTTTTTCGTTAAGTCAATATAGCCGTTGGTATCTCCCTTTTGATAAGAGGCTGTAAACGTATCAACTTTTGCGCCTTTTCCGCTAGAAGTAAGCGTTAAGCCTGACTTGTCTACACCTTTTAACCATTTGGTTGCTATCTCTTTTGCTTGTTCCTTGGTAATCTTTTCACCTTTAATTTTATTCAATTCTTCTTTTGAACCAGTTGAAGCTATTCCCGTTTGCATATTTGTTTCATGATATCCTTCCATAGACTTCTCTACGGTTTTAAACCCATTGATGATCGTATTATCACCATTTTCATCACTCGTTGCTAAAGCTAGCTGTACATCCATCCAACGTAGATTCTCACTTAATACCATGCTTTGAACCTGTCGTAGTTCGTCTTTTATTTTACCTGATTGCTTATAAAGAGCTTCAAGACCTTTAATTTCTTCTTCTGTAAGTGGTTTTTTTTCTAAGTCTCTTACAGAAGTATTGTAAGAAAACTCCCCTATATTAGATAAGAACTCTTCCGTTTTATTAAATGGGAGCAGTGTTAAAGGGAGCTGACCTACATTTGATTTAGCTTCAGAAGTAAGTCTCCAAATTTCAGCCAATTGTGGAGAGATTTGAGCTCTCGTATTCATGGCCAATGTTGCCCCAATTTTATCATGCAGCAAATCCATGTCATAGGTAAGCTCATGAAAGGCCCGTTGATAATTGTTCTCTGCTTGCAAAAGTATCGCATTTTTCTCTTGATGTTCTTTATACCCAAAAACGCCAAGTCCGATTATCGTAATTGCTAATACAGTAATTGTAATCCAGCGAAACATGTTCCCACCTCCTATTTACATACAGAATATATGTTTTCCAATTCGCTTAATCTGCGGCCTTGACCATATCCAATCGGATGTAGCTGTATTTGGATTGAAATAATACAAAGCCCCGCCCGATGGATCCCAGCCGTTAATAGCATCGATGACGGCGCGTTTGGCTGTTTCATCCGGAGTTAACCAGATTTGACCGTCACTAACAGCTGTAAAAGCTCGCGGTTCAAAGATGACTCCTGAAATCGAGTCAGGAAATGATGCACTTTCAACCCGATTTAAGATTACTGCTGCAACAGCTACCTGCCCAACATATGGCTCTCCTCGTCCTTCCCCGTGCACAGCATTAGCCATCAGCTGAATATCATTCTGTGAATAGCCACTCGGAACATTCACTGCGGTTGGTTCTTGTGGAGGAGAAGCTGTCTGCTTTTGCTGTTGTTGCTGTTGTTGTGATTGTTGTTCCTGCGAAGGCTGTTCTGTCTGTTGTTTATTAGGCATACCTCCGTAATGGGTAAAATCATTACCTTTACGAATTTGCTTTTTGACATATCCTTCATCGTACTTACTGGCTTCCACCAACTTCTGTTTGACCTTTGGTCCAGCCAGACCATCCACCTTCATTCCAAATTCATATTGAAAGTTTCGAAGAGCCCAGTATGTCCCCCAGCCGAACACTCCGTCGATCTCTCCGTTATAATACCCTAGATATTGTAAACGGGACTGTAATTCAATCACATCGTCGCCAACAGCACCGTGTTGAATGACTTGATTTGAGAAGGCATGAACCGGTTTAATATGATTCAACTCAGCAAAGGGTTGAATGAATAAAACTAACATTAAACAAAACATTACTGTTTTTTTCCAAATCATCTTGCTTCCACCCCTGACCATTACATATATTTGTAGCGTTAGTTTTTATCAAAATTGCTACTTTATACATGTGAAAGCTATTCCAGTTTGGTAGGATGCCCGTAAAAAAAATAGCCTCCTTAACAGTAAGGTGACTACTCATTTTTATAGGTATGAATAAGCTGCTCATGATGCTTGTTTGCTAATCTAATTTTACGTACACCGATCAACCAAAGGATGATCATGAAAGGAATCACATAATAAAGCCATTCATTTGAAACAACGAAGTAACCATAAAAACTATGGAGCAAGAACGGAATGACAAAAGCTAAAAAGATATATAACTTACGGTGATTGGAAGAAAACTTCGCCTTTCCCATATAGAATCCCATCAACACACCGAATAATGCATGGGAGGAAACGGGAAACAAAGCGCGGAAAAAGGCAAATTCAATCCCATTTGCAAATAAATAGATAATATTTTCTAAGGTGGCAAACCCTAAACTAATCGCGACTCCATAAATAATTCCATCATAATGATGATCAAATGAAGTGTGATAAAAAATAACAAACATAAAAACAAACCATTTAAAGAATTCTTCTAACAGCCCGGCTAGAAAGATTGATTTTAATAAAGGGGTCTGAAATAACCCTTCACTTTCAAAAGCATATTGAATAAACAGCAGCGGAAATACTAAAAGTGCGCCAAATATAAACATGCGTATGATTAGAGGCAAGGGCTCGAGTTCGATCCGCTTACTTAAATAAATAAAAGTCATAAGTGCAATAGCTGGAGCAATCGCCACGGTAAATATGGCCATAATCCATCCGCCCTCTCTTTCTTTCCCACTCAATTCATCGTATCATGAAGAAGTAGGAAAAGGAATAAGTAACGAGTAGGCAGGTGACAACGTATGAAACGGATTTTGATCATTCATACAGGTGGAACAATTTCGATGAAAGAAAATAAAGAAACAGGTGAAGTTAATACGGATGATAATCATCCTTTAGAAGAAATTTCTTCTTTTCTGGTGGGGACAACAATCATAGAGGATGAATTTTTATTTCATCTCCCTTCTCCTCATATCCGTCCGGATCACATGCTGATGCTTGGCCGTTTTATTCATGAAAAGCTGGTAAAAGAAAAGTTTGATGGAATCGTGATCACTCATGGGACTGATACTTTAGAGGAAACAGCCTATTTTCTTGATCTGTTTTTACAAACTAAGAAACCAATCATCGTTACAGGGGCTATGCGTTCGAGTAATGAAATTGGATCAGATGGACTTTATAATTTATTAACGGCTATCCGTGTTGCGAGTTGTGATGAAGCTCAGGACAAGGGTGTATTAGTTGTCATGAACGATGAAATCCATACAGCACGTAATGTAACAAAAACGTCAACGAGTAATGTAGCGACTTTTCAGAGTCCTCAGTATGGGCCCATAGGGATTACTACAAAGAAGGATGTGTTTTTCCATCATAAAACAACCAGTCATGACTCTTATCCCATTCAGCAGATCAGTAAAAAGGTAGCCTTGATAAAGGCCTATGCTGGTATGGATGGGATATTAATTGATGCTGCACGAACAGGTGGAATTGATGGAATGGTGATTGAAGCATTAGGGCAGGGAAACTTGCCTCCAGAAACCGTTGGAGCTATTAAAGAAACGATCCAAGCAGGTATTCCTATTGTTCTGGTCTCTAGATGCTATCAAGGTATTGTTCAAGACACTTACAGTTATGAAGGCGGAGGGAGACAACTGAGGGACATGGGTGTTATCTTTGCAAACGGACTTACTGGACCTAAAGCCAGAATCAAACTGATGGTGGCATTGGAAATGACAAACAATCCAATCGAATTGTCTCCTATGTTCAGTTATTAATAAATAATCACAGTAAAACTACACTGTAGGATTTACGATACAAGAACAGGATCGTGGAATTATCCACGATCCTGTTCTTATTTTTGAACAATATCTTGTGCAATCTGGCGACCATGAAAGCGTCCATTCTCAATGAATATTTCGTTATTATTATAACCTGCTGCTATCACGCCGGCTATATAAATACCAGATACGTTTGTTTCCATTGTATATTCATTAAATGTTGGGCGACCTGATCCTTCATCCATCGTAACCCCCATGTTCGTTAGGAATTTATGGTCTGGACGATATCCGGTCATAGCAAAGACAAAGTCATTCTTGATGCGCTTCTCTGTCCCCTGACACTCATAGATGACTTCTTGATTCGTAATTTCCAAGACATGAGCACAGAAGTCCATGTGTACAATTCCTTTTCGAACAAGTGCCTCGAATTGAGGAAGTATCCAGGGCTTAATACTTTTCGAATAATCTTCTCCACGATAAAGTACCGACACCTTTGCTCCTGCCTTTACTAACTCAAGAGCAGCATCTGCAGCAGAATTTTTCCCGCCAATGATGACGACGTCTTTATCATAATAAGGATGCGCCTCTTTAAAGTAATGCTTAACTTTGTCAAGGTCTTCTCCTTTTACATTCATATAATTGGGCTGGTCGTAATATCCTGTAGCTACAATAACGTATTCAGCAGAGTATTCGACTGATTCCCCACTATTATTATTTGTGTGAATTTGAAATCCTTCTTCCAATTTCTGTACTGACATTACTTTTTCAAACGCATGTACACGTAATTGTTCACGGTCTGCTACTGCCCTGTAATAAGAAAGAGCTTCGTTTCGTACTGGTTTTTGACGTTCTGTAATAAAAGGAATCTCACCAATTTCAAGCTTCTCACTCGAACTGAAAAATGTTTGATGTGTGGGATAATGATAGATGGAATTGACTACATTTCCTTTTTCAATCAGCAGCGGATCAATCCCTTGCTTTTTAAGTTCTATGGCTGCGCTCATTCCACAAGGTCCAGCCCCGATAATAATTACCTTTTCTTGTAGCACTCTTGTCACTCCTCTTTCCATACCTGCAAATGAAAATCTCCTACCATATGAATGATAGGAGATTTAATAAATGGAATCAACTTATATCCATCCGCGGAATCTGGAAGCTTCAGCCATTTTGCGTACGCCAACCATATAGGCAGCGAGTCTCATGTCCACTCTGCGGTTTTCTGCAGTTCGAAAAACATTATCAAAGCCTTTAACAATTACTTTATGAAGCTTTTCTTCCACTTCTTCTTCCGTCCAATAGTATCCCTGATTATTTTGAACCCATTCAAAATAGGAAACTGTCACACCACCTGCTGAGGCAAGCACATCCGGAACAAGAAGTATTCCCCGATCAGAGAGAATTTTTGTTGCTTCAAGTGTCGTTGGTCCATTGGCTGCCTCTACAACAATCGTTGCTTTTACGCTGTTGGCATTTTTCTCTGTAATCTGGTTCTCAATAGCTGCCGGAACGAGAATATCACAATCCAGTTCAAGCAATTCTTCATTAGTGATGGTATTTTTAAATAAGTTGGTAACGGTTCCGAAGCTATCACGACGATCAAGTAAGTAATCAATGTCTAATCCATCAGGATCATGCAATCCACCGTAAGCGTCAGAAATCCCAATAACTTTAGCACCTTTGTCATGCATAAATTTGGCAAGAAAACTACCGGCATTCCCAAAGCCCTGTACTACAACACGAGCTCCTTCTATGTCAATCCCTTTCTTCTTGGCGGCTTCTTCAATGCAGATGGTAACTCCCTTGGCAGTAGCCGTTTCCCGGCCGTGTGAACCACCTAACACAATTGGCTTCCCTGTGATAAATCCAGGGTTATTAAATTCGTCAATTCGGCTGTATTCGTCCATCATCCAAGCCATAATTTGCGAATTCGTAAATACGTCCGGTGCCGGGATGTCTTTTGTCGGTCCCACAATTTGGCTGATGGCCCGAACATATCCGCGACTGATCCCTTCAAGCTCCCTGAAGGACATTTCGCGTGGGTCACACACAATTCCACCTTTACCTCCACCGTAAGGTAAATCAACAATTCCTGCCTTTAAACTCATCCAAATCGACAGTGCCTTTACTTCTTTTTCCGATACGTTCGGATGAAAACGCACACCGCCTTTAGTTGGACCAACAGCGTCATTATGCTGTGCACGGTAACCAGTAAAAATCTTTATAGAATCATCATCCATCCGCACAGGTATACGGACTGCCATCATGCGAACGGGCTCTTTTAAAAGATCATAGACTTCATTTGGATACCCTAGTTTATCAAGTGCTTTCTTTACCACTGTCTGAGTGGACTTTAATACAT
This region includes:
- a CDS encoding YpdA family putative bacillithiol disulfide reductase, giving the protein MLQEKVIIIGAGPCGMSAAIELKKQGIDPLLIEKGNVVNSIYHYPTHQTFFSSSEKLEIGEIPFITERQKPVRNEALSYYRAVADREQLRVHAFEKVMSVQKLEEGFQIHTNNNSGESVEYSAEYVIVATGYYDQPNYMNVKGEDLDKVKHYFKEAHPYYDKDVVIIGGKNSAADAALELVKAGAKVSVLYRGEDYSKSIKPWILPQFEALVRKGIVHMDFCAHVLEITNQEVIYECQGTEKRIKNDFVFAMTGYRPDHKFLTNMGVTMDEGSGRPTFNEYTMETNVSGIYIAGVIAAGYNNNEIFIENGRFHGRQIAQDIVQK
- the ypeB gene encoding germination protein YpeB, with translation MFRWITITVLAITIIGLGVFGYKEHQEKNAILLQAENNYQRAFHELTYDMDLLHDKIGATLAMNTRAQISPQLAEIWRLTSEAKSNVGQLPLTLLPFNKTEEFLSNIGEFSYNTSVRDLEKKPLTEEEIKGLEALYKQSGKIKDELRQVQSMVLSENLRWMDVQLALATSDENGDNTIINGFKTVEKSMEGYHETNMQTGIASTGSKEELNKIKGEKITKEQAKEIATKWLKGVDKSGLTLTSSGKGAKVDTFTASYQKGDTNGYIDLTKKGGHPLTVMISRTVKEPKISLYKGSEKAKSYLERIDLTDVELVESNQYEHVGVYRFVYSKDGIRHYPDSVRVKVALDNGDLLGLTAIDYYSHHDNEALKEPAISEEEAREKVNPSLEIREQHLSVIENEAEEQVLCYEFLTTMDDETYRIFINAWDGSEEKVEILHSVEPKFKTSL
- the prsW gene encoding glutamic-type intramembrane protease PrsW produces the protein MMAIFTVAIAPAIALMTFIYLSKRIELEPLPLIIRMFIFGALLVFPLLFIQYAFESEGLFQTPLLKSIFLAGLLEEFFKWFVFMFVIFYHTSFDHHYDGIIYGVAISLGFATLENIIYLFANGIEFAFFRALFPVSSHALFGVLMGFYMGKAKFSSNHRKLYIFLAFVIPFLLHSFYGYFVVSNEWLYYVIPFMIILWLIGVRKIRLANKHHEQLIHTYKNE
- the sleB gene encoding spore cortex-lytic enzyme, yielding MLVLFIQPFAELNHIKPVHAFSNQVIQHGAVGDDVIELQSRLQYLGYYNGEIDGVFGWGTYWALRNFQYEFGMKVDGLAGPKVKQKLVEASKYDEGYVKKQIRKGNDFTHYGGMPNKQQTEQPSQEQQSQQQQQQQKQTASPPQEPTAVNVPSGYSQNDIQLMANAVHGEGRGEPYVGQVAVAAVILNRVESASFPDSISGVIFEPRAFTAVSDGQIWLTPDETAKRAVIDAINGWDPSGGALYYFNPNTATSDWIWSRPQIKRIGKHIFCM
- a CDS encoding Glu/Leu/Phe/Val family dehydrogenase — translated: MGSENAANEKNDQLDVLKSTQTVVKKALDKLGYPNEVYDLLKEPVRMMAVRIPVRMDDDSIKIFTGYRAQHNDAVGPTKGGVRFHPNVSEKEVKALSIWMSLKAGIVDLPYGGGKGGIVCDPREMSFRELEGISRGYVRAISQIVGPTKDIPAPDVFTNSQIMAWMMDEYSRIDEFNNPGFITGKPIVLGGSHGRETATAKGVTICIEEAAKKKGIDIEGARVVVQGFGNAGSFLAKFMHDKGAKVIGISDAYGGLHDPDGLDIDYLLDRRDSFGTVTNLFKNTITNEELLELDCDILVPAAIENQITEKNANSVKATIVVEAANGPTTLEATKILSDRGILLVPDVLASAGGVTVSYFEWVQNNQGYYWTEEEVEEKLHKVIVKGFDNVFRTAENRRVDMRLAAYMVGVRKMAEASRFRGWI
- a CDS encoding asparaginase, with the protein product MKRILIIHTGGTISMKENKETGEVNTDDNHPLEEISSFLVGTTIIEDEFLFHLPSPHIRPDHMLMLGRFIHEKLVKEKFDGIVITHGTDTLEETAYFLDLFLQTKKPIIVTGAMRSSNEIGSDGLYNLLTAIRVASCDEAQDKGVLVVMNDEIHTARNVTKTSTSNVATFQSPQYGPIGITTKKDVFFHHKTTSHDSYPIQQISKKVALIKAYAGMDGILIDAARTGGIDGMVIEALGQGNLPPETVGAIKETIQAGIPIVLVSRCYQGIVQDTYSYEGGGRQLRDMGVIFANGLTGPKARIKLMVALEMTNNPIELSPMFSY